The Aspergillus luchuensis IFO 4308 DNA, chromosome 4, nearly complete sequence DNA window GCTCCCAGCATATTTGCAATACGCGTCTACCACGTAATCCGCAATGCCACTGACCACAACCACACTGCCCATGCCCACCATCCAGAGTCCCACGGCTGGAGCAATCCACGGCATGGAGGGGTAAGATGTCCATGCATACACGAACATTCCCCCCGCAATGCCGAAGACACCCCCTCCGACGGAAAGATAAAGCCTAGCCTCTGGAATGGGCGTCTCGGGGATTTCCTTATTACGTTTCGAAGAGTTGAAGTACAGTCGTGCGGATATCAGCGAGAAAAACCACCCGCACACTTCGCCGATGAATACCGCCGCCTGGACATACCCTGCCTCCACGGGCGTCCAGTTATATAGTCCCACGAAGACCTGCTCGACGGATTGCGTGAACAAGTATAATGTGCCGACAGTGAAAGCCGACCACAACGTGGAGAAAAAGACGACGTATTCGGTGAAGAGCAGCTTGAACGGCCGGCGAATGCTGGTGAGCAGGACCTGGCGGAGCGGCTCGGCTTGGAGTTCGTGCTGCGTGTATGCGTTCTCGCCCTTTTCGCGTAGCTTCCGAGCTCGACGTTGCAGGATCACAAATCCTCTGGTTTCCTTAAGGATGAGAATGTTCACGAGTAGCAATGCGCCTACCCAGATGAGTTGTAGGTAGGAGATCCATCTCCAGGACAGATGAGCGAAGATAAGTGCACCGACTAAAGGACCCGCACTACTTCCACCAAGGTAGGCGACGACCCAGAGAGCGACGGGTTTCGTGCGCGCCATTTCTGTTTCGAAGAGGTTGCCGATGATGCTTGCGGAGCCGTTGCCGAGGACGGCCACGCAGCCGCCGGCGAAGAAGCGGACGATTATAAGAGTGGCGAAATTTTGGGCGACGGCTTGGGGAATTatgaaaatgaagaagacgaagttGGTGAGGAGAAATGTGATGCGGGTGCCGAAGTCTTCCATGAGGGGCAGAATAaggagacagaagaagacgccTCCCATCGTCCAGGAGGCGACGGGCCAGTATGAGTTTGGAAAAGTGGCATCGCTGACATTGAATTCTTCGTTTATTGCTTCATGGGCGACTGTAATAATAGTGCCATTCATGAGGGCCACGAAGGTGGTGGTCAGAGCAGTAATGGTCATTAGCCATTTCCTGGAAGTGGACCAGTTGAATGGATTCTCGGGGTCCTTGGGACCATCCCAGTCCACGACCGTTGCATTAGAGCAATCACTGCAAGGGGCTGTTTCCATGGTTAGAATCCTAGTTCTAGAAGACAAGAGATGGAGTAGGAAACCTACTCGAGgacttctcctcatcctcggctGCCACCATGCTTGCGGGTTCGCGAGGATACACAAAGAATCGGCTGCGTGAGAAACCTTGTCTGTGCGAAGATATTCCCGGGAACCTCGAAGCTTATAGTCTAGGGGCCAATATTAAGACAAGCAGAGGGATTTATATGTAGATAATCATCCACGCGGCAATCGTCTTTGGTGTCAGACCAGGGTGGGACATTCCAAGCAGTTCGTAGTCTCCTTGCAGGAATATCGCAACAACTTATACACAAGACATTCACTTCTGGCGGGAAAATTGCATCCGGTTCACCAAAAAGGGTTAGGCAATGGCTCCATCGGAAAGAGCTGATGAGTGGAACCTTCCTTTCAAAGGATGGATATGAAGGCTGGTGGGGAGGCAGGCACGATGCTAACAAAGCTTGGGTGCGATTAAGGGTtttggaggagagaagtGGAGTTTGAAATTGCCGCTGAATTACATATGGGTCCCCGAGTGTTTAGCGCAGCCCTACCCCTCTCAAGACTTGTAAGTTCTAGAACGATTCATCAAGTTGtagctagtagatagatCATTTGTAGATACAAGATGAACCCTGAGTCGAGGTCCATGTGTTGTGAGAACCGGGGCCATCACACTTGCTCACACCCCAGTGAATCGTCAggaccttcttcatcttggtAGGTTTTTTGCAATTCCAGCACCTCCCCACCGGTAACTTTCGTCTGTCTGTTCCTAACCAGGCACCTCAAGCTCACCCAGTATCCGTTAGCGACCCAGATTTTTCGGTGGCTACCGCTGAGCTTTCTCCGTCGAGCAACCTGTTTGGGATTAGTGTGCGGCTCACGTGAAGGGGATTTTCACCTGCTTACAAAATGGAATTATGCGAAGGGTTGGATGCTCGGCTGATGAATCCGAATCAATGCCTGAGCAGATCTTTTCGGCTTCTCTGCGTGACTCATTGGATTTGCAAATGGATAGTATACCCCATTCTACGGATTTCACCGGCCTCCgattggctggctggcaatGTTACACCGATGAGCCCCGTCATGTTCAACGTGTTCCACAGGAGCTTGGGTaca harbors:
- a CDS encoding putative MFS multidrug transporter (COG:U;~EggNog:ENOG410QDY5;~InterPro:IPR020846,IPR011701,IPR036259;~PFAM:PF07690;~SECRETED:SignalP(1-20);~TransMembrane:12 (i43-65o85-106i113-132o138-164i176-197o203-223i276-296o316-339i359-380o392-413i420-441o453-476i);~go_function: GO:0022857 - transmembrane transporter activity [Evidence IEA];~go_process: GO:0055085 - transmembrane transport [Evidence IEA]), with the translated sequence MVAAEDEEKSSTPCSDCSNATVVDWDGPKDPENPFNWSTSRKWLMTITALTTTFVALMNGTIITVAHEAINEEFNVSDATFPNSYWPVASWTMGGVFFCLLILPLMEDFGTRITFLLTNFVFFIFIIPQAVAQNFATLIIVRFFAGGCVAVLGNGSASIIGNLFETEMARTKPVALWVVAYLGGSSAGPLVGALIFAHLSWRWISYLQLIWVGALLLVNILILKETRGFVILQRRARKLREKGENAYTQHELQAEPLRQVLLTSIRRPFKLLFTEYVVFFSTLWSAFTVGTLYLFTQSVEQVFVGLYNWTPVEAGYVQAAVFIGEVCGWFFSLISARLYFNSSKRNKEIPETPIPEARLYLSVGGGVFGIAGGMFVYAWTSYPSMPWIAPAVGLWMVGMGSVVVVSGIADYVVDAYCKYAGSAMACFVVGENTVSAFLPLATSSMYNTLGFQWASTLLAFISLLLTLAPLSFIVWGKSIRERSPFMAEAMLDKRADLMGEPSNGPAREIKE